In the Clostridium gelidum genome, GCTACAATGGCTGGTACAGAGAGATGCAAGACCGCGAGGTGGAGCCAAACTTCAAAACCAGTCTCAGTTCGGATTGTAGGCTGAAACTCGCCTACATGAAGCTGGAGTTGCTAGTAATCGCGAATCAGAATGTCGCGGTGAATACGTTCCCGGGCCTTGTACACACCGCCCGTCACACCATGAGAGTTGGCAATACCCAAAGTTCGTGAGCTAACGCGTAAGCGGGGCAGCGACCTAAGGTAGGGTCAGCGATTGGGGTGAAGTCGTAACAAGGTAGCCGTAGGAGAACCTGCGGCTGGATCACCTCCTTTCTATGGAGAAATCTAGATCAGCATGATGTCTGACTAGTACAGATACATTTATGTATCAAAAATAAATACTTACTCGACAGGTTGCTTAAATGTTACTTATATTCTGTTCAATTTTGAGGGATTTTTCCTTCAAAATTAGGGCTTATAGCTCAGCTGGTTAGAGCGCACGCCTGATAAGCGTGAGGTCGATGGTTCGAGTCCATTTAAGCCCACCAATTGTTCTTTGAAAATTGCATATAGATTAATGTATATAAAATACAACAAAGCCAAGAATAATATTCTTTGTGAAATGATTAAATATCAAATTGTAAGCAATTTCTAATATATATCGCTATATATTATATTGCAAACCAAATTGAGCGGCTTAATGAAGCAGTAATGTTGAAGTTAAGTTAGCAAAAATGGTCAAGCTACAAAGGGCGTATGGTGAATGCCTTGGCATCAGGAGCCGATGAAGGACGCGATAAGCTGCGATAAGCTTCGGGTAGACGCACATAGTCAGAGATCCGAAGATTTCCGAATGAGGAAACTCACATGGGAAACCCCATGTATCGTAAAGTGAATAAATAGCTTTATGAAGGTAAACCCAGGGAACTGAAACATCTAAGTACCTGGAGGAAGAGAAAGAAAAATCGATTTTCTTAGTAGCGGCGAGCGAAAAGGAAAGAGCCCAAACCAGAAATTTATTTCTGGGGTTGCGGACAGAACATAACGAGAAATCATGGTTAATCGAACACAACTGGAAAGTTGGACCGTAGGGGGTAATAGTCCCGTAGATGAAAATTATGATAATCAGTTCTGCACCAGAGTACCACGAGACACGTGAAACCTTGTGGGAAGCAGGGAGGACCACCTCCCAAGGCTAAATACTACCTGATGACCGATAGTGAAGAAGTACCGTGAGGGAAAGGTGAAAAGAACCCCGGGAGGGGAGTGAAATAGAACCTGAAACCATATGCCTACAACCGATCATAGCACCTTATGTGTGTGATGATGTGCTTTTTGTAGAACGAGCCAACGAGTTACGGTATGTAGCGAGGTTAAGTACTTAAGGTACGGAGCCGAAGGGAAACCAAGTCTTAATAGGGCGACTAGTTGCATGCTGTAGACCCGAAACCGGGTGACCTATCCATGGCCAGGTTGAAGCGAGGGTAAAACCTCGTGGAGGACCGAACCACGTTGCTGTTGAAAAAGCATGGGATGAGCTGTGGATAGCGGAGAAATTCCAATCGAACTCGGATATAGCTGGTTCTCCTCGAAATAGCTTTAGGGCTAGCGTCGGAAAATGTGAGTAGTGGAGGTAGAGCACTGAATAGGCTAGGGGGCATAGCGCTTACCGAACCTTATCAAACTCCGAATGCCATATACTATCAGTCCGGCAGTCAGACTGTGAAAGATAAGTTCCATGGTCAAAAGGGAAACAGCCCAGATCGTCAGCTAAGGTCCCAAAGTGTAAGTTAAGTGGAAAAGGATGTGGGATTTCTAAGACAACTAGGATGTTGGCTTAGAAGCAGCCACTCATTAAAAGAGTGCGTAATAGCTCACTAGTCAAGAGATCCTGCGCCGAAAATGTCCGGGGCTCAAACTTACCACCGAAGCTACGGGTTTACAATTTATTGTAAGCGGTAGAGGAGCGTCGTAATCGGGCTGAAGTCGTACCGTAAGGAGCGGTGGACTGATTACGAGTGAGAATGTTGGCATTAGTAGCGAGATGTAAGTGAGAATCTTACAGGCCGAATATCTAAGGTTTCCTGAGTAAAGTTTGTCTTCTCAGGGTTAGTCGGGACCTAAGGCGAGGCCGAAAGGCGTAGTCGATGGACAATTGGTTGATATTCCAATACCACTATTATCGTTATTATCGATGGTGTGACGGAGAAGGATAGGATGTGCTAGCTATTGGATGCTAGTCTAAGCGTTTAGGGAGTTGGGATTGGCAAATCCGTTCCAACAATTCTGAGGCGTGATGGGGAAGGTTCTACGGAACCGAAGTATCTGATTCCATGCTTCCAAGAAAAGCATCTAGAAAGAGAAGTAGTGCCCGTACCGCAAACCGACACAGGTAGATGAGGAGAGAATCCTAAGGCCGACGGAAGAATTGCAGTTAAGGAACTAGGCAAATTGACCCCGTAACTTCGGGAGAAGGGGTGCCTGAGAAATCAGGCCGCAGAGAATAGGCACAAGCAACTGTTTAACAAAAACACAGGTCTCTGCTAAAGCGTAAGCTGATGTATAGGGGCTGACGCCTGCCCGGTGCTGGAAGGTTAAGGGGAATGCTTAGCACGTAAGTGCGAAGGTGTGAACTTAAGCCCCAGTAAACGGCGGCCGTAACTATAACGGTCCTAAGGTAGCGAAATTCCTTGTCAGGTAAGTTCTGACCCGCACGAATGGCGTAATGACTTGTGCACTGTCTCAACTGCAAATCCGGCGAAGTTGTAGTGCGAGTGAAGATGCTCGCTACCCGCGATTGGACGGAAAGACCCCGTAGAGCTTTACTGTAGCTTAGCATTGAATTTCGGTATTGTCTGTACAGGATAGGTGGGAGACTGGGAAATCAGAGCGTTAGCTTTGGTGGAGTCGTTGTTGGGATACCACCCTGATAGTATTGAAGTTCTAACTGGATGCCATGAAACTGGTGACAGGACATTGTTAGGTGGGCAGTTTGACTGGGGCGGTCGCCTCCTAAAATGTAACGGAGGCGCCCAAAGGTTCCCTCAGAACGGTCGGAAATCGTTCGTAGAGTGCAAAGGCATAAGGGAGCCTGACTGCGAGACCTACAAGTCGAGCAGGGACGAAAGTCGGGCTTAGTGATCCGGTGGTACCTCGTGGGAGGGCCATCGCTCAACGGATAAAAGCTACCTCGGGGATAACAGGCTGATCTCCCCCAAGAGTTCACATCGACGGGGAGGTTTGGCACCTCGATGTCGGCTCGTCGCATCCTGGGGCTGAAGTAGGTCCCAAGGGTTGGGCTGTTCGCCCATTAAAGCGGCACGCGAGCTGGGTTCAGAACGTCGTGAGACAGTTCGGTCCCTATCCGTCGCGGGCGTAGGAAATTTGAGAGGAGCTGTCCTTAGTACGAGAGGACCGGGATGGACTGACCTATGGTGTACCAGTTGTTTCGCCAGAAGCATAGCTGGGTAGCTAAGTCGGGAATGGATAAACGCTGAAAGCATCTAAGTGTGAAGCCAACCTCAAGATGAGATTTCCCATAGCGTAAGCTAGTAAGACCCCTTGAAGACTACAAGGTTGATAGGTCAGAGGTGTAAGTATGGTAACATATTTAGCTGACTGATACTAATAGGTCGAGGGCTTGACCAATTATTTAATCAAATTGTAAAATATACATTAATTCTATATGCAATTTTGAAAGAACAATATTCTTTCAATGGTAATATTCCGCGATAGCTCAATGGTGGAGCACTCGGCTGTTAACCGATAGGTTGGAGGTTCAAGTCCTCTTCGCGGAGCCATTTTCATTTTATAAAGAAATTAAATATGGAAAATATATTCTTAAAAAGAAAAATTATTAGTCGAGAAATCGACTTTTTTTTGTTGTATAAAATCACTTAAAAATTTATAATATATATAATAAAATATTTTTATAATTAATTTATTATATAATTAAAGAGCAAAAATAATAAAATTCAGTTATGCATAAGGAGTATAAGACATGAAGAATAATCATAGATACAATAAAAATAAAGGGAAAAATATAAAGACTGCTAGAACTATGATTTTGTTTATTATTATTGTTGCATTTGTAGTGGTGGGTAGTACTCTAATGGCTATAAAGTTTTCAGAGAGCAAACAAGCAGTACAAGCACTTGATGTTAATAAAGAAACAAATTCAGAGTCAAATTTGGACTCAAATAAAGAAAAAAGTTTAGATTCAAATGGTGAAAATAATACGGACAATAAAGGTAATGTAAATTCCTTAGAAAATGATCCTGTAGCTGATGATATAGCATTTGTGGAGAAATATTTAAATCAACAAATGAAAGGACAAATGCCAGATGGAGCAGCAGATGGTAAGAAAGTTGTTTATTTAACTTTTGATGATGGACCATCAGAAACTGTAACTCCACATATATTAGACACACTCAAGGCTGAAAATGTACATGCAACTTTTTTTCTTGTTGGAAAAGCAATTGATGAAAGTAAAGTTACTAAAGATCTAGTAAAAAGAGAAGTTGAAGAAGGAAATGCTATAGGAAATCACACTTATTCACATAATTATAATTATTTATATCCCAATAAGACTGTGAATGTGGATAATGTTATGGCTGATGTTAATAAAACTAATCAATCTTTAAAAAATATTTTCGGTGAAAACTTTTCAACAAGAGCTATTAGATTCCCAGGTGGACATATGACATGGAAGGGAATGGATTCCATGGATGCTCTTATGAAAGAAAAAGATTATCATCAAGTTGATTGGAATGCTATGACTAGGGATGCAGAAGGTAAACCTAAGAATGCAGAACAACTAAAACAGGAACTTATAAAAACTATAGTTGGTAGACAGAAAGCGGTTATATTAATGCATGATACTTATGGAAAAGAAGAAACAGCAAAGGCTTTACCTGGAATAATACAGTATTTGAGAGAA is a window encoding:
- a CDS encoding polysaccharide deacetylase family protein is translated as MKNNHRYNKNKGKNIKTARTMILFIIIVAFVVVGSTLMAIKFSESKQAVQALDVNKETNSESNLDSNKEKSLDSNGENNTDNKGNVNSLENDPVADDIAFVEKYLNQQMKGQMPDGAADGKKVVYLTFDDGPSETVTPHILDTLKAENVHATFFLVGKAIDESKVTKDLVKREVEEGNAIGNHTYSHNYNYLYPNKTVNVDNVMADVNKTNQSLKNIFGENFSTRAIRFPGGHMTWKGMDSMDALMKEKDYHQVDWNAMTRDAEGKPKNAEQLKQELIKTIVGRQKAVILMHDTYGKEETAKALPGIIQYLREQGYEFRTMK